A single genomic interval of Triticum dicoccoides isolate Atlit2015 ecotype Zavitan unplaced genomic scaffold, WEW_v2.0 scaffold220421, whole genome shotgun sequence harbors:
- the LOC119345269 gene encoding indole-2-monooxygenase-like, which yields MADPVMLETPPTAWFLFLFPLFLSFVFYYWFTWKTGKRQQLAGRLPPSPPALPIIGHLHLLGSLPHVSLRSLARKHGPDVMLLHLGAVPTLVVSSPRAAEAVLRTHDHVFASRPHSMVTDILMYGSSNIGFAPYGQGWRQARKLLTNHMLSVRKVQSFRSAIMEEVSFNDFLVFATPHLIELFLISRRETHYEDIKLKNA from the coding sequence ATGGCAGATCCCGTCATGCTAGAGACGCCTCCGACGGCATGGTTTCTATTCCTCTTCCCGCTCTTCCTCTCGTTTGTGTTTTATTACTGGTTCACTTGGAAGACAGGAAAAAGGCAACAGCTTGCAGGCAGACTCCCGCCATCACCACCGGCGCTGCCCATCATCGGCCACCTGCACCTCCTCGGCTCGCTCCCGCACGTCTCGCTCCGCAGCCTCGCCAGGAAGCATGGCCCTGACGTGATGCTCCTCCATCTCGGCGCCGTGCCGACACTCGTCGTATCGTCGCCGCGTGCCGCAGAGGCCGTGCTGCGCACGCACGACCATGTCTTCGCGTCACGGCCACACTCCATGGTCACCGACATCCTCATGTACGGCTCGTCCAACATCGGCTTTGCGCCATATGGCCAAGGCTGGCGGCAGGCAAGGAAGCTCCTCACCAACCACATGCTGAGCGTTAGAAAGGTGCAGTCTTTCCGCAGCGCCATCATGGAGGAGGTAAGTTTCAATGACTTTCTAGTTTTCGCCACACCACATTTGATAGAATTA